In a single window of the Lates calcarifer isolate ASB-BC8 linkage group LG1, TLL_Latcal_v3, whole genome shotgun sequence genome:
- the ddx3xa gene encoding DEAD-box helicase 3 X-linked a isoform X2 — translation MSHVVIDNPHGLDQQLAALDLNSADGQGGGTGRRYIPPHLRNKDASKNGNAYSAGRQCGYSVAPVNLFSSKQFPQPWQAECQQRHRNNYTSGWDDCKIGYPRLASQELAFYHAYSGGWRNRCASACTDSSVATDGNDDTASVQSWADRCDSPGWDGGRSNGFVNGYHDNRTNGGFGGRGPPRNDRGGRGAYRGNRGGGSFNQPLQNAGFGSYENKDGGWGGPPRDAAYNSFGGRSDRSKSAFFNDRGAGSRGRYERGGFAGGGNSRWVEDARDDDWSKPTAPNERLEHELFSGSNTGINFEKYDDIPVEATGSNCPPHIESFHDVDMGEIIMGNITLSRYTRPTPVQKHAIPIIKSKRDLMACAQTGSGKTAAFLLPVLSQIYTDGPGDALQAAKNNGQENGRYGRRKQYPLSLVLAPTRELALQIYDEARKFAYRSRVRPCVVYGGADIGQQIRDLERGCHLLVATPGRLVDMMERGKIGLDYCNYLVLDEADRMLDMGFEPQIRRIVEQDTMPPKGIRQTMMFSATFPKEIQILARDFLEDYIFLAVGRVGSTSENITQKVVWVEETDKRSFLLDLLNATVIPSEVQENVTEAPEKPGKDSLTLVFVETKKGADALEDFLYHEGYACTSIHGDRSQRDREEALHHFRSGRCPILVATAVAARGLDICNVKHVINFDLPSDIEEYVHRIGRTGRVGNLGLATSFFNDKNSNITKDLLDILVEAKQEVPSWLESLAYEHQHKSSNRGRSKRFSGGFGARDYRQTSGGSGNFSGNRAGRNTGGHGGNRGFGGGGFGGNFYSNDGYGGNYSHSGSVDWWGN, via the exons ATGAGTCATGTGGTCATTGATAATCCACACGGTCTAGATCAGCAG cttGCTGCCCTAGACTTGAACTCTGCTGACGGACAAGGCGGAGGAACTGGCA GGCGTTACATTCCACCTCACTTGAGGAACAAAGATGCTTCCAAAAACG GAAATGCTTATTCCGCTGGTAGACAGTGCGGTTATTCAGTGGCACCAGTAAATCTCT TTTCTTCTAAGCAGTTCCCACAACCATGGCAGGCAGAGTGTCAGCAAAGGCACAGAAATAACTATACTTCAGGATGGGATGACTGTAAGATTG GTTACCCAAGACTGGCCTCTCAAGAGCTTGCCTTTTACCATGCCTACAGTGGGGGTTGGCGAAACAGATGTG CCTCAGCCTGCACTGATAGCAGTGTGGCCACCGATGGGAACGATGACACAGCCAGTGTCCAAAGCTGGGCAGATCGTTGTG ATTCACCTGGATGGGACGGCGGACGCAGCAATGGATTTGTGAATGGTTACCACGACAACCGCACAAACGGGGGCTTCGGAGGGCGTGGACCCCCTCGCAATGATAGAGGTGGGCGCGGCGCCTACCGTGGTAACAGGGGTGGAGGCTCGTTTAATCAACCATTACAAAATGCAG GGTTTGGCAGTtatgaaaacaaagatggcGGCTGGGGAGGACCTCCCAGGGATGCCGCCTACAACAGCTTTGGGGGCCGATCTGATAGGTCCAAGTCTGCCTTCTTCAATGACCGTGGGGCAGGCTCAAGGGGAAG ATATGAGCGTGGGGGCTTTGCAGGTGGAGGAAACAGCCGTTGGGTGGAGGACGCCAGAGATGATGACTGGTCCAAGCCCACTGCTCCCAACGAGCGCCTGGAACA TGAGCTTTTCTCTGGAAGCAACACTGGGATAAACTTTGAGAAATACGATGATATTCCCGTGGAGGCCACTGGGAGCAACTGCCCGCCCCACATTGAAAGC TTCCATGATGTGGACATGGGGGAGATTATCATGGGGAACATCACCCTGAGTCGCTACACTCGTCCCACCCCAGTCCAGAAACATGCTATCCCTATCATCAAGTCCAAGAGAGACCTGATGGCTTGTGCCCAGACTG GCTCTGGTAAGACCGCTGCCTTCTTGCTGCCGGTGCTGAGTCAGATCTACACTGATGGTCCCGGAGATGCTCTGCAAGCTGCCAAGAACAACGGGCAG GAGAACGGAAGGTACGGCCGCCGTAAGCAGTACCCACTCTCCCTGGTGCTTGCTCCCACCAGAGAACTGGCCTTGCAGATCTATGATGAGGCGAGGAAG TTTGCCTATCGTTCACGAGTGCGTCCCTGCGTGGTGTATGGTGGAGCTGACATTGGCCAGCAGATCAGGGATTTGGAGAGAGGCTGCCACCTGCTTGTGGCCACACCTGGACGTCTGGTTGATATGATGGAGAGGGGCAAGATCGGTCTAGACTATTGCAA ctaCTTGGTCCTGGATGAGGCTGACCGCATGTTGGACATGGGTTTTGAGCCACAGATCAGACGCATTGTGGAGCAAGACACAATGCCACCTAAAGGCATTCGTCAGACCATGATGTTCAGTGCCACCTTCCCCAAGGAGATCCAG ATCCTGGCTCGAGACTTCCTGGAGGACTACATTTTCCTCGCAGTGGGGCGTGTCGGTTCCACATCAGAAAATATCACTCAGAAGGTAGTTTGggtggaggagacagacaagAGGTCCTTCCTCCTCGACCTGCTCAATGCCACAG TTATTCCCAGTGAGGTTCAGGAAAATGTGACAGAGGCCCCAGAGAAACCGG GCAAAGACTCATTGACTCTGGTGTTTGTGGAAACCAAGAAAGGAGCAGATGCTCTTGAAGACTTCCTTTACCACGAGGGTTACGCCTGCACCAGCATCCATGGAGATCGGtcccagagagacagagaggaggctcTGCATCACTTCCGGTCTGGACGCTGTCCCATCTTGGTGGCTACAGCT GTGGCTGCTAGAGGTCTGGACATTTGCAATGTGAAGCATGTCATTAACTTTGATTTGCCCAGTGACATTGAGGAGTACGTTCACCGTATTGGCCGTACGGGACGTGTGGGCAATCTTG GTCTGGCCACGTCGTTCTTTAAcgacaaaaacagcaacataacCAAAGATTTGCTGGACATTTTGGTGGAGGCCAAGCAGGAGGTTCCCTCCTGGCTTGAGAGCCTGGCCTATGAGCACCAGCACAAGAGCAGCAACCGTGGACGCTCCAAGAG GTTCTCTGGCGGTTTCGGAGCTAGAGACTACCGTCAGACGTCTGGCGGCTCTGGAAACTTCAGCGGCAACCGTGCAGGGCGCAACACTGGAGGCCATGGAGGAAACCGTGGCTTTGGTGGAG GTGGCTTTGGTGGCAACTTCTACAGTAATGACGGCTATGGAGGAAATTACAGCCACTCTGGTAGTGTGGATTGGTGGGGCAACTAG
- the ddx3xa gene encoding DEAD-box helicase 3 X-linked a isoform X18, which yields MSHVVIDNPHGLDQQLAALDLNSADGQGGGTGRRYIPPHLRNKDASKNDSPGWDGGRSNGFVNGYHDNRTNGGFGGRGPPRNDRGFGSYENKDGGWGGPPRDAAYNSFGGRSDRSKSAFFNDRGAGSRGRYERGGFAGGGNSRWVEDARDDDWSKPTAPNERLEHELFSGSNTGINFEKYDDIPVEATGSNCPPHIESFHDVDMGEIIMGNITLSRYTRPTPVQKHAIPIIKSKRDLMACAQTGSGKTAAFLLPVLSQIYTDGPGDALQAAKNNGQENGRYGRRKQYPLSLVLAPTRELALQIYDEARKFAYRSRVRPCVVYGGADIGQQIRDLERGCHLLVATPGRLVDMMERGKIGLDYCNYLVLDEADRMLDMGFEPQIRRIVEQDTMPPKGIRQTMMFSATFPKEIQILARDFLEDYIFLAVGRVGSTSENITQKVVWVEETDKRSFLLDLLNATVIPSEVQENVTEAPEKPGKDSLTLVFVETKKGADALEDFLYHEGYACTSIHGDRSQRDREEALHHFRSGRCPILVATAVAARGLDICNVKHVINFDLPSDIEEYVHRIGRTGRVGNLGLATSFFNDKNSNITKDLLDILVEAKQEVPSWLESLAYEHQHKSSNRGRSKRFSGGFGARDYRQTSGGSGNFSGNRAGRNTGGHGGNRGFGGGGFGGNFYSNDGYGGNYSHSGSVDWWGN from the exons ATGAGTCATGTGGTCATTGATAATCCACACGGTCTAGATCAGCAG cttGCTGCCCTAGACTTGAACTCTGCTGACGGACAAGGCGGAGGAACTGGCA GGCGTTACATTCCACCTCACTTGAGGAACAAAGATGCTTCCAAAAACG ATTCACCTGGATGGGACGGCGGACGCAGCAATGGATTTGTGAATGGTTACCACGACAACCGCACAAACGGGGGCTTCGGAGGGCGTGGACCCCCTCGCAATGATAGAG GGTTTGGCAGTtatgaaaacaaagatggcGGCTGGGGAGGACCTCCCAGGGATGCCGCCTACAACAGCTTTGGGGGCCGATCTGATAGGTCCAAGTCTGCCTTCTTCAATGACCGTGGGGCAGGCTCAAGGGGAAG ATATGAGCGTGGGGGCTTTGCAGGTGGAGGAAACAGCCGTTGGGTGGAGGACGCCAGAGATGATGACTGGTCCAAGCCCACTGCTCCCAACGAGCGCCTGGAACA TGAGCTTTTCTCTGGAAGCAACACTGGGATAAACTTTGAGAAATACGATGATATTCCCGTGGAGGCCACTGGGAGCAACTGCCCGCCCCACATTGAAAGC TTCCATGATGTGGACATGGGGGAGATTATCATGGGGAACATCACCCTGAGTCGCTACACTCGTCCCACCCCAGTCCAGAAACATGCTATCCCTATCATCAAGTCCAAGAGAGACCTGATGGCTTGTGCCCAGACTG GCTCTGGTAAGACCGCTGCCTTCTTGCTGCCGGTGCTGAGTCAGATCTACACTGATGGTCCCGGAGATGCTCTGCAAGCTGCCAAGAACAACGGGCAG GAGAACGGAAGGTACGGCCGCCGTAAGCAGTACCCACTCTCCCTGGTGCTTGCTCCCACCAGAGAACTGGCCTTGCAGATCTATGATGAGGCGAGGAAG TTTGCCTATCGTTCACGAGTGCGTCCCTGCGTGGTGTATGGTGGAGCTGACATTGGCCAGCAGATCAGGGATTTGGAGAGAGGCTGCCACCTGCTTGTGGCCACACCTGGACGTCTGGTTGATATGATGGAGAGGGGCAAGATCGGTCTAGACTATTGCAA ctaCTTGGTCCTGGATGAGGCTGACCGCATGTTGGACATGGGTTTTGAGCCACAGATCAGACGCATTGTGGAGCAAGACACAATGCCACCTAAAGGCATTCGTCAGACCATGATGTTCAGTGCCACCTTCCCCAAGGAGATCCAG ATCCTGGCTCGAGACTTCCTGGAGGACTACATTTTCCTCGCAGTGGGGCGTGTCGGTTCCACATCAGAAAATATCACTCAGAAGGTAGTTTGggtggaggagacagacaagAGGTCCTTCCTCCTCGACCTGCTCAATGCCACAG TTATTCCCAGTGAGGTTCAGGAAAATGTGACAGAGGCCCCAGAGAAACCGG GCAAAGACTCATTGACTCTGGTGTTTGTGGAAACCAAGAAAGGAGCAGATGCTCTTGAAGACTTCCTTTACCACGAGGGTTACGCCTGCACCAGCATCCATGGAGATCGGtcccagagagacagagaggaggctcTGCATCACTTCCGGTCTGGACGCTGTCCCATCTTGGTGGCTACAGCT GTGGCTGCTAGAGGTCTGGACATTTGCAATGTGAAGCATGTCATTAACTTTGATTTGCCCAGTGACATTGAGGAGTACGTTCACCGTATTGGCCGTACGGGACGTGTGGGCAATCTTG GTCTGGCCACGTCGTTCTTTAAcgacaaaaacagcaacataacCAAAGATTTGCTGGACATTTTGGTGGAGGCCAAGCAGGAGGTTCCCTCCTGGCTTGAGAGCCTGGCCTATGAGCACCAGCACAAGAGCAGCAACCGTGGACGCTCCAAGAG GTTCTCTGGCGGTTTCGGAGCTAGAGACTACCGTCAGACGTCTGGCGGCTCTGGAAACTTCAGCGGCAACCGTGCAGGGCGCAACACTGGAGGCCATGGAGGAAACCGTGGCTTTGGTGGAG GTGGCTTTGGTGGCAACTTCTACAGTAATGACGGCTATGGAGGAAATTACAGCCACTCTGGTAGTGTGGATTGGTGGGGCAACTAG